In Parcubacteria group bacterium, a single genomic region encodes these proteins:
- a CDS encoding tRNA-dihydrouridine synthase produces MNDNFWKKLPKPFFALAPMLDITDSPFRQIVSECGKPDVFYTWFVSVDGLCSVGKNNLLSTPNINFTEKEKPIVIQLFGKDPEKFFESAKIMAKLGFDGIDINMGCPDKDVLKQGAGAQLIKNPKLAREIIRATKRGAQSASRRIPVSVKTRVGFYKSDEMNDWIMELAREKPSAICLHGRTAKQKYGGTSDWKNISEAVRIMRGSGIIIIGNGDVKNMEEGRMKAEKSGADGIMIGREILNNSWIFDKNKKEISKDDKLKMLVKHAILFEKHYKNIRKFGNFRKYFKCYISGFEGAKEIRENLMKAKNGEEIKKIFLDSKQQII; encoded by the coding sequence ATGAATGATAATTTTTGGAAAAAATTGCCAAAGCCGTTTTTCGCTTTGGCGCCGATGCTGGATATTACCGATTCTCCTTTTCGGCAAATTGTTTCCGAATGCGGAAAGCCGGATGTTTTTTATACCTGGTTCGTTTCTGTTGACGGATTATGCAGCGTGGGAAAAAATAATTTGCTTTCCACTCCCAATATCAATTTTACCGAAAAAGAAAAACCGATTGTGATTCAGCTTTTCGGGAAAGATCCGGAGAAGTTTTTTGAGTCGGCAAAAATTATGGCCAAGCTTGGTTTCGACGGGATCGATATCAATATGGGCTGTCCCGACAAAGATGTTTTGAAGCAAGGCGCAGGGGCCCAGTTAATTAAAAATCCAAAGCTAGCGCGGGAAATTATCAGAGCAACAAAAAGAGGCGCCCAGTCTGCCAGCCGGCGGATTCCGGTATCGGTAAAAACCAGAGTCGGATTTTATAAGAGCGATGAAATGAACGATTGGATTATGGAATTGGCCAGGGAAAAACCGTCTGCGATATGCCTTCACGGAAGAACTGCCAAACAGAAATATGGAGGAACTTCCGATTGGAAAAATATTTCCGAAGCAGTAAGGATCATGAGGGGCAGCGGAATTATCATAATAGGAAACGGAGATGTGAAAAATATGGAAGAAGGAAGGATGAAAGCGGAAAAATCAGGGGCGGATGGGATAATGATCGGCAGGGAAATATTGAACAATTCCTGGATATTTGATAAAAATAAAAAAGAAATTTCGAAAGACGATAAGCTAAAGATGCTAGTTAAACATGCAATCTTATTTGAAAAACATTATAAAAATATAAGAAAATTCGGGAATTTTAGAAAATATTTTAAATGTTATATTTCCGGATTTGAAGGCGCGAAGGAGATACGGGAAAATTTAATGAAAGCAAAAAATGGGGAGGAAATTAAAAAAATATTTTTAGATTCCAAACAGCAAATTATATGA